In Candidatus Latescibacterota bacterium, one genomic interval encodes:
- a CDS encoding nucleoside deaminase, protein MDDRMMGEALKEARTGLEQGEVPIGAVVVLNGRIIGRGHNEVETRSLVSAHAEMLALGEASTAVGDWRLDGATVYVTVEPCHMCLGALFLSRVERVVFAANQPRSGACVSVDDLGHRGLYGHDIEITGGVMKEESLLLLREFFTRLRNEEI, encoded by the coding sequence ATGGATGACAGGATGATGGGTGAGGCCCTGAAGGAGGCCAGGACAGGTCTTGAGCAGGGTGAAGTACCTATCGGTGCTGTCGTTGTTCTCAATGGCCGGATTATCGGCAGGGGGCATAACGAGGTCGAGACGAGGTCTCTGGTATCTGCCCATGCAGAGATGCTTGCTCTTGGGGAGGCCTCAACAGCGGTGGGTGACTGGCGGCTCGATGGCGCGACGGTCTACGTAACAGTGGAACCCTGTCACATGTGCCTCGGAGCCCTTTTTCTTTCCAGAGTCGAAAGGGTAGTGTTCGCCGCGAATCAACCGAGAAGCGGCGCCTGTGTCTCTGTGGACGACCTCGGGCATAGAGGTCTGTACGGTCATGATATAGAAATAACCGGGGGAGTGATGAAAGAGGAATCTCTTTTGCTTCTTCGAGAGTTTTTTACTAGATTAAGGAACGAAGAAATTTAA
- a CDS encoding 3-methyl-2-oxobutanoate dehydrogenase subunit beta, translated as MKPATMPLEELMGSGHLACQGCGATQAMRFALKVLGPETALVIPACCWAVIDGTFPHSAVNLPIYHTAFETAAVVASGLKAGLEMRGDTETTVMAWAGDGGTFDIGLQALSGAAERNDDIIYVCYDNEAYMNTGIQRSSSTPVGAWTTTTPVTNYKTEPKKNMIDIMAAHSIPYIATASTAYPHDFMAKVKKAKGIRGTKYIQIFAPCPTGWKMAPELSVKSARNAVTSKVYPLLEITEKGQKLEVWKDFEPSSVKDYMKSQGRFRHLKDEDIDMIEKDVEMKWQRLIAKEKMLASIPGLIE; from the coding sequence ATGAAGCCAGCGACAATGCCATTGGAAGAGCTGATGGGGTCTGGCCACCTTGCCTGCCAGGGATGCGGTGCCACCCAAGCCATGCGTTTCGCGCTGAAAGTGTTGGGACCGGAGACAGCGCTGGTCATTCCCGCCTGCTGCTGGGCGGTCATCGACGGGACTTTTCCCCACTCCGCCGTAAATCTGCCCATTTATCATACGGCGTTTGAGACAGCGGCGGTAGTTGCTTCGGGCCTCAAGGCCGGACTGGAGATGCGGGGAGATACAGAGACCACTGTGATGGCCTGGGCCGGGGATGGCGGCACATTCGATATCGGCCTGCAGGCCCTGTCCGGAGCGGCCGAGAGGAACGACGATATAATATATGTCTGTTACGACAACGAGGCCTATATGAACACGGGTATCCAGAGAAGCTCGTCTACACCGGTAGGCGCATGGACGACTACCACACCTGTGACGAATTACAAGACGGAGCCGAAGAAGAACATGATCGACATCATGGCGGCGCATTCGATCCCATATATCGCCACTGCGTCGACCGCTTATCCTCATGACTTCATGGCAAAGGTTAAAAAAGCCAAGGGTATCAGGGGTACGAAGTATATCCAGATCTTTGCTCCCTGTCCGACAGGGTGGAAAATGGCGCCCGAACTTTCGGTCAAGAGCGCAAGGAATGCTGTGACTTCGAAGGTATATCCTCTGCTTGAGATCACTGAAAAAGGGCAGAAGCTCGAGGTCTGGAAGGATTTCGAACCTTCTTCCGTCAAAGATTATATGAAGTCACAGGGGAGATTCCGTCACCTGAAGGATGAAGACATCGACATGATCGAGAAGGATGTCGAAATGAAATGGCAGAGACTGATAGCAAAGGAAAAGATGCTGGCCTCGATACCAGGTCTGATAGAATAG